One Branchiostoma floridae strain S238N-H82 chromosome 1, Bfl_VNyyK, whole genome shotgun sequence genomic region harbors:
- the LOC118419212 gene encoding uncharacterized protein LOC118419212 — translation MTRRSLARTRMTAVVSAASMTSPAGTRPPAGMRPPAEMRLLAETRLPAGTRATAVVSAASMTTPAGTRSLAVSPQMDRNVLQERRGGSGGRGSSAAAADRRPLTTSLTRECG, via the exons ATGACGAGGAGGAGTCTAGCCAGGACGAGAATGACAGCAGTGGTGTCAGCAGCCTCTATGACTTCACCAGCCGGGACGAGACCGCCAGCCGGGATGAGACCGCCAGCCGAGATGAGACTGTTAGCCGAGACGAGACTGCCAGCCGGGACGAGAGCTACAGCAGTGGTGTCAGCAGCTTCTATGACTACACCAGCTGGGACCAGGAGTCTAGCAGTCTCTCCTCAGATGGATCGGAATGTGCTTCAG GAAAGAAGAGGAGGAAGTGGTGGAAGAGGTTCTTCTGCTGCTGCAGCAGACAGGAGGCCTCTGACGACGAGTTTGACTAGAGAATGTGGTTAG
- the LOC118419841 gene encoding neuromodulin-like, whose protein sequence is MSDSHSELPVVGTACAIAGRLAHRRDAWRKLCENRAKRLPAMDEAVKPTILFQEGPSPAEEDSSAVDSPAETEESEYASAQDNSPAGEDSSAVYSPAEKGDSSAVNSPAEDSSAVDSPAEMVSSAVDSPAEKGDSSAVDSPAEDSSAMDSQAEDSSAMDSPAEEETSSEDADYEADDEAEDSSEGEDDSSEKEDDTTQEEDDTSQVF, encoded by the exons ATGTCTGACAGTCACTCCGAGTTACCCGTGGTCGGCACAGCATGCGCCATCGCAGGTAGACTCGCTCACAGGCGCGACGCCTGGAGGAAGTTGTGCGAAAACCGGGCCAAGCGGCTGCCAGCGATGGACGAAGCCGTGAAGCCCACCATTCTCTTTCAGGAAGGACCCAGCCCAGCGGAGGAGGACAGCAGTGCCGTGGACAGCCCAGCAGAGACGGAGGAGTCGGAATATGCTTCAG CCCAGGACAACAGCCCAGCAGGGGAGGACAGCAGTGCCGTGTACAGCCCAGCAGAGAAGGGGGACAGCAGTGCCGTGAATAGCCCAGCAGAGGACAGCAGTGCCGTGGACAGCCCAGCAGAGATGGTCAGCAGTGCGGTTGACAGCCCAGCAGAGAAGGGGGACAGCAGTGCCGTGGACAGCCCAGCAGAGGATAGCAGTGCCATGGACAGCCAGGCAGAGGACAGCAGTGCCATGGACAGCCCAGCAGAGGAGGAGACCAGCAGCGAGGATGCTGACTACGAAGCAGATGATGAAGCAGAAGACAGCAGCGAGGGAGAAGATGACTCCAGTGAGAAAGAAGATGACACCACCCAGGAAGAAGATGACACCAGCCAGGTATTTTAA